One window from the genome of Marinobacter sp. LV10R510-11A encodes:
- the folE gene encoding GTP cyclohydrolase I FolE, with protein sequence MTKLLDDLTGHYRAIIDGLGEDASREGLQDTPKRAAKAMQFLTQGYQQNLGDLVNNAVFESAMDEMVVVQDIELYSMCEHHMLPFIGKCHIAYLPEGRVLGLSKFARIVDMYARRLQIQENLTRQIAEAVETVTGAKGVAVVIEAQHMCMMMRGVEKQNSKMKTSMMLGQFRKSQATRSEFLQLVSNRS encoded by the coding sequence ATGACCAAACTCCTTGACGACCTGACGGGCCACTATCGCGCCATCATCGACGGGCTGGGCGAAGACGCCAGCCGCGAAGGTCTCCAAGACACCCCCAAGCGTGCTGCCAAAGCCATGCAGTTCCTCACCCAAGGCTACCAGCAAAATCTTGGCGATCTCGTTAACAATGCGGTGTTTGAATCCGCAATGGATGAGATGGTCGTAGTGCAAGATATTGAGCTTTACAGCATGTGCGAGCATCACATGTTGCCCTTTATCGGCAAGTGCCATATAGCTTATCTGCCCGAGGGCCGCGTTTTAGGCCTATCAAAATTCGCACGCATTGTGGACATGTATGCCCGCCGCCTGCAGATCCAAGAAAACCTGACACGCCAAATTGCCGAAGCCGTAGAGACCGTTACCGGCGCTAAGGGCGTTGCGGTGGTAATCGAAGCTCAGCACATGTGCATGATGATGCGCGGCGTGGAGAAACAGAACTCAAAAATGAAAACCTCCATGATGCTGGGGCAGTTCCGTAAATCCCAGGCTACGCGGTCAGAATTTCTGCAACTGGTGAGCAATCGCTCCTAG